Within Channa argus isolate prfri chromosome 4, Channa argus male v1.0, whole genome shotgun sequence, the genomic segment CACATTTAATTAGCTGGTTACCATAAAGTGTTTAGCATTTATGCTTAAAACATTACTTAAATTATTAACAAATCAAGTACCCCAGTAGTGCCGACCTCATAACTGTCATGCCAACAGATTCTAGATGGGGAATGTTCAGTATTTTATTCCCTCTATCTTTTACACTCCACAAATGATTCCTGGTTAAATATTAGCAATTTTACTTTTGAATGAAAGCAAAAATTGTTGAAGCAGGAATTTACAGGAACTTACATCTGTGCAGTTTTGACATATTAACACAGTAACACATGAGCCATCTTGACTACATCTTGTTTTACTCCAGCTGGGGAGTCGGGATCTGCAGACACAGTACGAGACCCCAGAGGCTTTGCAGTCAAGTTCTACACTGAGGAGGGCAACTGGGACCTCACGGGCAACAACACCCCCATTTTCTTCATCAGGGACGCCATGCTGGTGAGAGGGGTGCACTTCAGTGCAATCCAAAATCAAACTTTGTAGAAGAATTTGCAGACCAAACTGCAATTAATGGTTTAAAGTCAATATGATCGGACAACAAAATTTTTGTCACAATGCATCCACTgataaacatttaacaataatcTGTTTTATGCTACACAGTTTCCGTCCTTCGTCCACTCTCAGAAGCGTAATCCCCAGACCCACATGAAAGACCCTGACATGGTGTGGGACTTCTGGAGCCTGAGACCTGAGTCTCTGCATCAGGTTGGTGCTGTTGCGCCGTACTGTATTATTGCCTTTTGTTGTACATGTTCTTGGATGAACGTCACGTCCTACTTCCAGTGATTCAGTGCACTTGACTCACTGGATGACTTAGATCAACAGAGGTTGACACTAAAATTGTTGCAGGACTTATGATCTTGTGTCTTCTGCCCGTATACGCTGTGCAGGTTTCTTTCCTGTTCAGCGATCGTGGTTTACCCAATGGCCACCGTCACATGAACGGCTACGGCTCTCACACCTTCAAACTGGTCAGCGCTCATGGAGAGCGCATCTACTGCAAGTTCCACTACAAGGTCTGTTTGAGCTCTAGTTTATCAATTCTCCTCCTGAGGCTTTGGAATTGCCTAATTACtgtatgtctttttgttttttttagactgaTCAAGGGATAAAGAATCTGACAGTTGAGGAAGCAGATCATCTGGCTTCCACCAATCCAGATTATGGTATTGGGGATTTATTCAATGCCATTGCAAATGGCAACTACCCCTCCTGGACTTTCTACATCCAGGTCATGACCTTTGACCAAGCCGAGAGATTTGAGTTCAATCCCTTCGATGTTACCAAGGTACTGTTGCATGTTCTCTCACAATATAGCTTATGTGAGGTGTGTTTGGGTTTACAAAAAGTTTAGCAGGTTCCACTGAACCTTTGATTTCAAATTCCGACTGATCTGGAGAAACCCTTTAGACTAATTGTATTATGCAGAACCCTCCTTAAAAACTTTAAGTTGTTGTACATGTAAGCTGGAACTTACATGAAAATTCAATCTTGGCAGCCTCATTTTAGAATCGTGATCATTAGCTCTTAAAGTTTTCAAATGACAGATACTGGTTGTCTTACTTCATTACATTGTAAGCCAATGTTGTTTTCTCCTTCAGGTTTGGCCACATAAAGAATACCCTCTGATTCCAGTGGGCAAACTGGTCCTCAACAGGAACCCAGTAAACTACTTCACAGAGGTGGAGCAGTTGGCCTTTGACCCCAGCAACATGCCACCAGGCATTGAGCCGAGCCCTGACAAAATGCTGCAGGTAACAGCAGATTTTCTCTTTGTGGGTTTGTCAGACTTTATTCAAAACTGTTCACAAAAATTGATAATCTCTCTATAACGCATAGTGTTTTAGAATCATCTGCTGACATTAATACACACAGGCAAATAAGCATTGATACAATAAGTTATATCAAGACACAATGTTCCCAGAGGTATCTATTAACATACCACtgttacattacatattttgcttttggcagcattttatttgtttgttttttatcctaCACAATGTTAAAATTGATACTTTTGGTTATCACTAGTACTGAAACTTGAATTCTATAGCACTATAGTATGAATTTCTTCTGATGCCAGGGTGGCTGTAGGTCCCTAAAGTTTTAAATTCACACTACTAAAGAAAGTCTTAAAAGGTAGATGCGGTTTTATATATAGAATGTAGTCACAGCAGGAAGCACAAGATATGAAGACCATCAGCAGAGTGTTGGAgcgtgttttctttttgtatatCATTGCCGTTTCAAAGTCATGGGTTCTGTTGACAAGCTTCAAATTCACCACCGTCTCATAAcacaaacttaaacttaaagcatttaaacatgGCACTTAAACATGGCCATCATGGTTAAGCTGTAAACACTGCAGGGGGGGGCTGTCAGGGAGCACAGAAGGAATCAGAGATAACtaggaaaaaaacagcttaatTGAAAATGGTGACCTGTCCAATGTAGGATCAGAAAGTAAGCAGCTGGTCCTGAGCTGAGTCTAAAGTGATCTTACATGATGTTGCTTTTTCATTGTTAGTAACTCCACACCTCTGAACCTGTATCCTAATCATATCCAGCTCTCATTCTGAAGTTCATCAGCAGATTCCATTATTAGTTACCTAATTGGAAGAAGGACAGATCTGACCATGTTTCCCAGAGCAGCAGAGGGCACGTTGTGAGTTAGGAAAAGTCAAGTAACCAGCTACTCTGCCTTGTGTGTCTCCCATGTCTCTGTCAAGGGTCGTCTCTTCTCCTACCccgacacacacagacaccggCTGGGAGCCAACTACCTGCAGATCCCTGTCAACTGCCCCTTCCGGGCTCGTGTGGCCAACTACCAGCGTGATGGTCCAATGTGCGTGTCTGACAACCAAGGTAAGTCATAGTCCAGTCTGTGTGCATACAATaagcatttaaaattaatttgaagaTTCTTTAGGTGGAAGACAATATTTTCAGCATGCTGTACCAAAGTTATTGTTGTCTGGCATCAAGTTGTCATTGCACTCACTGAACAGATTCACTGACTTCTTTTGCCGTGTCAGTTACTGTAGTATTCACCGCTCTCTGAAGCACCAGTGCTGTCTTGCCCCTAGGTGGAGCTCCAAACTACTATCCCAACAGCTTCAGTGCACCAGAGAACCAGCCTCATTGTGTGGAGTCAAAGTTCAAAGTGTCTGCAGATGTCGCTCGTTACAACAGTGGAGATGAAGACAATGTTACCCAGGTAAAGATACGTCACACTTTACTGGCCATGATTCCTTTGCCAAgtagttaaacacacacacacacacacacacacacacacacacaccactgtggCTTTGTGCAGAAGATGTAAAGCTGACTGATAAAATAGGTTCTTACTTTCTTATGCatcaactttttttcattttaaaactttaaatataaataacaggGAACCAATGAAATTGATTCATATTAACTTTAACGCTTGATATGATATATAATATCTAAATATAAtatgatgtgaaaaaaaaacttaggaTTAAGAAAATCTATGACTAACTACCAATTTTCAACCAATATTACCAATATTATGAcaccttttggtttttttagtCCATCTCTCATTAAATACCTTCTACTATTACGAATGTAAATAACCTGTAGATTATGCTTATTAATAGATACATCTCTTAAATGTTTTAGAGATATTAAAGTGAAAAGCTTTAAATGGGTTCTCTGAGCCTAACATTCTTATTCCATTTctgtattttagttttgataTTATTCTAAACTTGCACAATTTTTACACCACCAGCACATCAAATGGCTCCTTGTATGAAGAACATACAGAAAATTATGACGGCACTCTACAGTTTTTCTCAGCCTACATTGAATCTATTGATTGACtcaaaagttttgttttcagctgcgGGCAGAAGTTTCCAGCTAAATGAAACAAAGTGTGCACTTCCtgctacaaaaaacaaaaacgagaGTGAAAGTTGTTGGctggccaaaaaaacaaatgaatgtaaatgaatgtaCACAGTATATTGGCAAAGCACTCATATAAATGGGGCCACAGATGACagaataaatttaattttttaaagtgaagtaagggtgggtgggtgtgtgtctatAATAAAAAACTAAGTTGATTTTAATGAATCTTCTTaacttgtctttgtgtttgttttcaggttCGTACCTTCTACACCCAGGTGCTGAATGAAGAGGAGCGCCAGAGACTTTGCCAGAACTTGGCGGGGGCACTGAAGGAAGCCCAGCTCTTCATCCAGAAACGCATGGTGAGTCCAAGTCCACCTTGTACTGTCCACGAGGATTGGAAACTAACCTTTCcagatatttttagttttttcctttttagcaGCCACTTTATTGTTGTCCCAAGCTACATGTTACATGAATATTTTGCAATCTGCAGAAGTTTAGTCTTGAAACTCAACTATTCAGAATCTGAGGAGGTTGAGCAAAGGAACCCACCACCTCACAAAATGACCCCGGGTGCAGGAACCACAGTCGTATCTCACTGTATTGTCCTTAATGCTTttataactgttttttttttttgagtgaatTATCATTTACTGCAGTTCCCCTAAAATGGAAAATCTATTAAGTTAAATAGTTGGGTTGATGACGTAGTTGCATGCAATCAAAGATGTTATCTAAACTATTATTAAACTATTAAACTACAGGATGTGGCATTTGGAACCACTCAATGTTCTAgtgagctttgaaaaaatgtttagcTCGAGTTTCAGAGCACTTTACAAACTTTGAATGAGATTACATATGAACCCCTGTGGCTTTGTGCAGAAGTGCGTAAAGCTGTCTGTTAAAATAGGTTCTTCATTTTTGCATTGTGGTCAAGTTACAGTTCTCTTTGCACAGAAATGTACACCAACTGTTAGGAACTGTCTGTGGACATAAACCGGAAACCAATGAAATAAGCAAAGGGACACACAGAGGCTGGACAGATTAATCAAGAAGGCCACCTCTGATTGGTGCAGAGCAGGATTCTGTGGTGGAGAGAATACTTCACAAAGTGCTCTGTGTGCTGAATGGCAGCAGACATCCACTGTTTGACGTGATGATGGGGCAGAGGAGCTCCCTCAGTGGGAGGCTGCTCTCTATAAACTGCTCCACAGAGACTCAGGAGGTCCTTCCTTCCCACAGACTCTAATACATCAGTGAGGAGGGGAGGAAGAGCGACATCAGGCATAGATGTTATTTACACAAAGCGCTGCTTGTTCCATTTTAGTATGTATGTTCAGCTGGAAAGTTATTAATCCCAAAGGAAATTCAAAGTGTATCTAATTTACTCTAAcgattttaaaatgaaacatgatAGTTATGATTTGAAATACAAATACGTAGACTTTGAAATGGAGGACTTTCAGAAGCAGACTCAAAACAGAGGGTCAACAGCAAAtgtcctgtaaaaaaaatatatatatattaaccaCCGAATTAGCTTAaagttgtttcctgttttgtttacatatCCTAAGCAGAAATGGAACAACCAGTTCACCCAATGACAATAAGCCAAACTAACTTTAACTACTCTCATCACATTTAATCCTTTCACCAGAGCGTTTGTTCACTAAAACTGT encodes:
- the cat gene encoding catalase isoform X1; its protein translation is MAENRDKCADQLKIWKENRGSQRPDTLTTGAGHPIGDKLNLQTAGPRGPLLVQDVVFTDEMAHFDRERIPERVVHAKGAGAFGYFEVTHDITRYCKAKVFEHVGKKTPIAVRFSTVAGESGSADTVRDPRGFAVKFYTEEGNWDLTGNNTPIFFIRDAMLFPSFVHSQKRNPQTHMKDPDMVWDFWSLRPESLHQVSFLFSDRGLPNGHRHMNGYGSHTFKLVSAHGERIYCKFHYKTDQGIKNLTVEEADHLASTNPDYGIGDLFNAIANGNYPSWTFYIQVMTFDQAERFEFNPFDVTKVWPHKEYPLIPVGKLVLNRNPVNYFTEVEQLAFDPSNMPPGIEPSPDKMLQGRLFSYPDTHRHRLGANYLQIPVNCPFRARVANYQRDGPMCVSDNQGGAPNYYPNSFSAPENQPHCVESKFKVSADVARYNSGDEDNVTQVRTFYTQVLNEEERQRLCQNLAGALKEAQLFIQKRMVENLKAVHPDYGNRVQTLLDKYNAEAQKNTTVHIYSRPGASAIAASSKM
- the cat gene encoding catalase isoform X2; amino-acid sequence: MAENRDKCADQLKIWKENRGSQRPDTLTTGAGHPIGDKLNLQTAGPRGPLLVQDVVFTDEMAHFDRERIPERVVHAKGAGAFGYFEVTHDITRYCKAKVFEHVGKKTPIAVRFSTVAGESGSADTVRDPRGFAVKFYTEEGNWDLTGNNTPIFFIRDAMLFPSFVHSQKRNPQTHMKDPDMVWDFWSLRPESLHQVSFLFSDRGLPNGHRHMNGYGSHTFKLVSAHGERIYCKFHYKTDQGIKNLTVEEADHLASTNPDYGIGDLFNAIANGNYPSWTFYIQVMTFDQAERFEFNPFDVTKVWPHKEYPLIPVGKLVLNRNPVNYFTEVEQLAFDPSNMPPGIEPSPDKMLQGRLFSYPDTHRHRLGANYLQIPVNCPFRARVANYQRDGPMCVSDNQGGAPNYYPNSFSAPENQPHCVESKFKVSADVARLRELS